The sequence TACATAACAAAAACTGCCAAGTGTATCCAAAAATACATGAAACAAAACACTTCAAAGCAAACTTTGCAGCCAACAATACTTTGTTAAACAAATTGCACAATGCGGAGACACATCTCATGGCAAAATTCACGATTCGAACAAAACTGATCGGTGGAATGCTGCTCCTTGTGAGCTTGGTTTCTTGCGGACTGGGCTACATCGCTTTCAACCGCGCCAAGCACGCCGCCTTTATCCAGGCCGAGGAGAACATCATCGCCGTGGCCAGATACGGCGGCGAGCTGGCCAAAAACCGCCTGGATTACCACGTCGTAGTTCTGCAGGGCATTGCCAATCGCCACGTGATCCGGTCCATGGACTGGGCGCTGCAACGGCCGGCTCTGGAGAGCGAGATCGCCAGAATGAAGTATCAGGGAATGGGCATCGTCGATGCGGACGGCATGGCCCGCTACTCCGACGAAAGCAGAGCCGACCTGAGCGACAGGGATTACTTCAAACAGGCCATGTCTGGCCGGACAGGGTTCTCGAGCGTCATCATCAGCAAGGTGACGAACACGCCGGTCATCATGGCCGCAACGCCGATCACCGACAATGCTTCGAACGTCCGGGCAGTTCTTGTCGCACGCCTCGACGCAAATCTGCTGAGCGACATTACGGACGGCATCAAATACGGCCAGAGCGGCTATTCCTTCATCGTCGATGACCAAGGGACCGCCATCGCCCACGCCGATCGTCAGTTCGTCCTGGAACAACGCAACTTCATCGCGGAGAGCAAGACCAATCCCGAATTCACCGCCGTGGCGAAAATGCTTCAGCGCATGACCAAGGGCGAGACCGACTTCGAGCAGTATCCGTTCATGGGCAAGGACCGCTTCTTTGGCTTCGCCCCCATCAAGGGCACAGGGTGGTCCATCGCCGTCGGAGGCCTGGCAGAGGAGATTCTGGCCCCGATTCACGAAATGCGCTGGATGATCGGGCTGGCTTCCGTGGTGTTCTTCATGGTCGGCATCGGCATGGCGCTGCTCATCGCCAGAGCGGTCCTGAGCCCGGTCAAAACCTGCGCCAACCTGCTGAGGGACATCTCCGAAGGCGAAGGCGACCTGACCAAACGGCTGCCTGTCGAAGCAAACGATGAAGTCGGTCAATTATCCCAATACTTCAACAACTTCGTCTCAAAACTCCAGATCATCATCGGCAGCATCGCCGACAACGCCCGGACCGTGGCCTCCTCAGCCACGGAACTCTCGGCCGTGAGCAGCCAGTCGACGCAAAGCGTCCACGCCCTGTCCGCCAAGACGTTCACGGTGGCCTCAGCCGCCGAGGAAATGAGCTCCAACATAGCATCCGTCGCCGCAGCAATGGAGCAAACCACGTCAAACCTCGCTTCCGTAGCCGCAGCCACCGAACAGATGACTTCCACCATTGGCGAAATCGCGGAAAACACGGAACGCGCGAACACCACGACCGAAGGCGCGGCAAGCCAGGTGGACAGTTTCGCCTCCGTGCTGCGCCACCTTGGCGAAGCCGCGCAAGAGATCGGCAAGGTCACGGAGACCATCTCCGCCATTTCGTCGCAGACCAATCTGCTGGCCCTCAACGCCACCATCGAGGCGGCCAGGGCGGGAGATGCAGGTCGTGGATTTGCCGTAGTCGCCAATGAAATAAAGGAATTGGCGCTTAAGACAGCCGAAGCGACCAGCGACATCAGGGAACGCATCGGCGGTATCCAATCCGCGACAGGCAGCGCCGTTAACGACATCGACCGGATCGTGAACGTGATCGGCGAGGTGAATTCCATTGTCGGAAACATAGCCGCCGCCATCGAGGAGCAGTCCGCCGTCACCCGCGAAGTGGCGAACAACATCGCCCAGGCGACCGAAGACGTCCAGGACGCCAACCTCAGATCCACGGAAATGTCCACTGTGTCCCGGGACATCACCCGGGACATCAACGCCATCGACACGGTCACAAACGACATCAGCTCCGGCGGAGAACAGGTTCAGACTAGCGCCGAGGAGCTCTCGAAGCTTGCCGAAGATCTGAACGGTCTGGTGGGGCAATTCAAGATTTAGGCGGCGGCACGCAGCAGGCCAGTTCTCCTGGACGACGAGGCTCCACGACTCGGAATCCAGAATACAGGCCGGGACGGCAGCACCCCGCCATGGTGGCTGTCCGCGTCCATGATTTTCACAGTCAACACCCGTAACCAAACACGTACAAGGAGATTTCCCATGCAATGGTTCATCAACATGCGCATCATGAGCAAGCTTTTGCTTTCTTTCGCCATCACTTTATCCATCATGGCCGGCCTGGGCTGGTTTGCAAGCACCCAGATGTCGCGGGTCAACGAGAAATCCACAGAAATCAGTGGCAACTGGCTTCCCAGCGTCCAGGCTTGTGGAGAGCTTAATGCGCTAATCCTCGAAGTTCGCAATGCAGAATATGGACATGCCATCTCAGAAAATGAAAAAGATATGGCTCAATACGAACAGCGTATCGAGCAATACAAGGCTGAAATACAAAATATCAGGGCTATGTATGAAAAACTACCCAGCCTGGAAGAAGAAAGTCGCCTTTATGAGGGTTACAAGAACCACTGGAACCTTTATATAAAAGAAAACACAGCGATAGTAGCCCTCTCACGTGCCAACAAGACTCAAGAAGCGGTAAATGCCATGCGCGGCACCTCTCGGATCGAA comes from Desulfomicrobium apsheronum and encodes:
- a CDS encoding methyl-accepting chemotaxis protein, whose product is MAKFTIRTKLIGGMLLLVSLVSCGLGYIAFNRAKHAAFIQAEENIIAVARYGGELAKNRLDYHVVVLQGIANRHVIRSMDWALQRPALESEIARMKYQGMGIVDADGMARYSDESRADLSDRDYFKQAMSGRTGFSSVIISKVTNTPVIMAATPITDNASNVRAVLVARLDANLLSDITDGIKYGQSGYSFIVDDQGTAIAHADRQFVLEQRNFIAESKTNPEFTAVAKMLQRMTKGETDFEQYPFMGKDRFFGFAPIKGTGWSIAVGGLAEEILAPIHEMRWMIGLASVVFFMVGIGMALLIARAVLSPVKTCANLLRDISEGEGDLTKRLPVEANDEVGQLSQYFNNFVSKLQIIIGSIADNARTVASSATELSAVSSQSTQSVHALSAKTFTVASAAEEMSSNIASVAAAMEQTTSNLASVAAATEQMTSTIGEIAENTERANTTTEGAASQVDSFASVLRHLGEAAQEIGKVTETISAISSQTNLLALNATIEAARAGDAGRGFAVVANEIKELALKTAEATSDIRERIGGIQSATGSAVNDIDRIVNVIGEVNSIVGNIAAAIEEQSAVTREVANNIAQATEDVQDANLRSTEMSTVSRDITRDINAIDTVTNDISSGGEQVQTSAEELSKLAEDLNGLVGQFKI